The Apium graveolens cultivar Ventura chromosome 6, ASM990537v1, whole genome shotgun sequence genome contains a region encoding:
- the LOC141667515 gene encoding E3 ubiquitin-protein ligase RHA2B-like, translating into MGLQNELTNVSSESLPILLVILIANCVSYLRSLSSTILHSFSPSQNEVVHANNGVNSIGSSLAGLAVLAEQLNINRLFSYTYSGNKDDEGVSGSDCIVCLNRFSKGDHVRKLACCHVFHKECFDGWLDHLNFNCPLCRSPLEVSGERVGLKEKRVGDDLLTWFALT; encoded by the coding sequence ATGGGTTTACAAAACGAGCTAACCAACGTCTCATCTGAATCACTTCCGATCCTACTAGTTATACTCATCGCCAACTGCGTAAGTTATCTTCGTTCCCTTTCCTCCACTATCCTACACTCTTTTTCTCCTTCACAAAACGAGGTGGTGCATGCTAATAATGGAGTGAACTCCATCGGTTCAAGTTTAGCCGGTTTAGCAGTCCTTGCCGAGCAACTCAACATAAACCGGCTTTTTTCTTACACGTATAGTGGTAATAAAGATGATGAAGGTGTGTCCGGTTCGGATTGCATAGTTTGCTTGAACCGGTTTAGTAAAGGTGATCATGTGCGCAAGTTAGCATGCTGCCACGTGTTTCATAAAGAGTGCTTTGATGGGTGGTTGGATCATCTCAATTTTAACTGTCCGTTGTGTAGGTCGCCGTTGGAAGTTTCCGGTGAGCGCGTGGGTTTGAAAGAGAAGCGCGTGGGTGACGATCTCTTAACATGGTTCGCTTTGACCTAG
- the LOC141667112 gene encoding 2-oxoglutarate and iron-dependent oxygenase domain-containing protein CP2-like, with protein MSNGAVDPRKDNRSTIPSVAAGNSQSNGAVPTNSSSNLRLRLNPNTDHNPERYDGLELEFNPLLYSSLERYLPPTMLGATRNTKAYYMRQLLLRYAPDGERTRIKKNKEYKDKIMSNYQPMHRELYHMNPAAFFVPSFIKAIGENTEEAYRSIISEPSPGVLTFEMLQPRFCEMLLDEVEHFERWVRDTKFRIMRPNTMNAYGAVLDDFGLETMLDKLMEDFIRPISKIFFPEVGGATLDSHHGFVVEYGTDRDADLGFHVDDSEVTLNVCLGEQFSGGELFFRGVRCDKHVNIESKPEEIFDYAHVPGRAVIHRGRHRHGARSTTSGHRVNMLVWCRSSVFREMRKYEKHAPSWCAECQREKKERQRRSIAAINLELQKKAGGAAS; from the exons ATGTCTAACGGAGCAGTGGATCCGAGAAAAGATAATCGCTCAACCATACCTTCTGTTGCTGCAGGAAACAGCCAATCAAACGGCGCCGTTCCGACGAACTCGTCGTCGAATCTCCGGCTTCGACTGAACCCTAACACCGACCACAATCCAGAACGATACGATGGGCTTGAATTGGAGTTTAATCCTCTTCTTTACAGCTCTCTTGAGCGTTATTTACCACCTACAATGCTTGGCGCTACGAGGAACACTAAGGCTTATTATATGCGCCAGCTTCTCCTGCGTTACGCTCCTGATGGCGAACGCACTCGT ATAAAAAAGAACAAGGAATACAAGGATAAAATCATGTCCAACTATCAG CCTATGCATCGTGAGCTTTATCACATGAATCCTGCAGCCTTTTTTGTGCCCTCTTTTATAAAGGCAATCGGTGAGAACACAGAGGAGGCTTATCGAAGTATAATATCAGAACCTTCTCCAGGGGTTTTAACATTCGAAATGCTGCAGCCGCGTTTCTGTGAAATGTTGCTAGATGAG GTAGAACATTTTGAGCGTTGGGTCCGGGATACAAAATTCAGAATTATGCGACCAAACACAATGAATGCATATGGTGCGGTTCTAGATGACTTTGGTCTGGAAACAATGCTGGACAAGTTGATGGAAGATTTTATTCGTCCCATTTCTAAAA TTTTCTTTCCTGAAGTTGGTGGAGCCACCCTTGATTCACATCATGGATTTGTAGTTGAGTATGGAACAGATAGAGATGCTGATCTTG GCTTTCATGTGGATGACTCTGAAGTGACTCTGAATGTCTGTTTGGGTGAGCAATTCTCTGGCGGTGAGCTATTTTTCCGTGGTGTGCGGTGTGATAAGCATGTAAATATAGAAAGCAAACCGGAG GAGATTTTCGATTATGCACATGTCCCTGGACGAGCTGTAATTCACCGTGGTCGTCATCGCCATGGTGCTAGATCTACTACATCCGGGCACAGAGTAAACATGCTTGTATGGTGCAGAAG CTCTGTTTTTAGAGAGATGAGGAAGTATGAAAAGCACGCACCAAGCTGGTGTGCCGAGTGCcagagagaaaagaaagaaaggcaGCGTCGTTCTATTGCTGCCATTAATCTG GAACTACAGAAAAAAGCAGGAGGAGCTGCTTCTTGA